A segment of the Solanum lycopersicum chromosome 9, SLM_r2.1 genome:
ACTTGCATTGATAAAGCACACAATGTTATTCTATTAGAAGacatatatagttttaaaaaaagggtCCAACCAAAGGTTGAAACTTACttcataataaatatgaataattattataaagcctacatagttttaaaaaagattCACATACATTTTTCTATagctataaaaatatatatatgtaattatctatttttttttaatgatgataatttaattattttgtttgtcaCATCAAGGTTTTGTGTTGGGAGGGGATCTTGTTTGTACAACCATCAGCTCCTCCTCAGCATGATGGTGACATGTTACTTCCATATGCTAGGCGTTGGACACGTGGAATTGATAGGGATACTGAGTCACATCACGTTCTTATCCCGATTAGAGACCAGTTAGACCGCATGACGGAGGATCAGGtacatcaaataaaattttgcaactctactaaaataattaaaaaatataaattatatataaaagtaaatcaataataattttatttgtatactAATCAATTaatgttgattttatttaattgttatattttaaaaatagtttcgATGGACACCGTACAATGAGATTTTACATACACTTCCTCATTGTTGTATGGTCGATGAGCCTCTATGGATGGCATGTGTCCCTATGTTTTGCCTAGAGATGTTGAAGTGCACTCGCCCGATAGAGTAATGCGTCATTTTGGTCATTCCCAGTATGTACCTGTGATTCCTAGTTGGGGAACCAACCACCACGTGCATGATCAACGTAGGAGGCTTGGACCAGAGGTTCttgaaataatgaataaatattttcgtGATTGGGATAATCGACATCAGAGTTTAGCTGTTGAGGTAAATGATAGTACTAGCTGGGCAGGGTATAGATTATGGTACATGCGGCATGGAAGATTGCTTATAGGTAGGCCTGCATTAGAGGTTGACGTATCGTCAGACTTTGTTCATTTTTGCTGGTACTAGTATTGCAATGTCCAGAGGACTATTTAAGTTGTATAGTCTTGCATTACAGTGGCAGAGAGACACAACCTCAGCTTCACATGGTGAAGAGGTATCTCAGATTGTTAAAAATACATTGCTTGAGGCCGGAATACAATTTAGAGAGCCATTTTTTAGGGAGATCCTTTATTTGAACATGTGCGTGCAAGAGGAACCAGACGTGAACGGATGGGGCATAGAGGTAGAGCTCGAGGATACGCTCTAGGACGTGGCGCTGGTGGTATACCTATTCCTCCAGACATAGAGGCAGAGGTGAGAGTAGAGGCTGATGATTTGCATGTTCATCAGTTTGGCACGTCAAACATCATGAATTTATTACATATGTCATTTGATCTTATTCAAGATAGACTCGAGATGTGGAAGGAATCGGACGTATGAGTTATGAATCAACAATAGATGTTGGAGATTATTTATCTGATATCGCGGTAAGCATTAACAATTTATTATAAACTTAAAACATTACTAACTTATATaagtatttcaaaataaataaataaaactatttatatatttttgtagggCACATCAGGTATTGTCCATTGTGACACCAAAGATACTACTATTTATAACACTCAAGATTTTATTGAATGGTTAATTGATGATCTGATTGAGTCGCAGATTCGtgttatttatctatttaataCAGTTATTTCCTTTAATTACTGAATGAGGGggtcttttgtttttcttttgttttagcTATTGAGAATTCGAGAAAAGATGGAATCGTCAACTTATGCCTTacattatactttttttttcatttttgcttTACAgggaatttttgtatttttgtcatttatttttgaaatatttatagtaGTTATTaacactttgattttatattaaattatgttttaattattttttagattcatACTACGGGACCTTCATCTACAGTGGAGGAGAGTGACAATCATAGAGGATATTGTTCCGACAGTTAATGAGGGTCCCAATGTTACACaggtttatgttatttatttatttttgaaatgtttatattaattattaaaactttgattttgtattaaatttagttttaataattttagattCATACTACGGGCCCTTTATCTACAGTGGAGGAGAGGCCCACGACAATCATAGAGGATATTATTCCGACAGTTAATGAGGGTCCCGATGTTACACAACtttgtgttatttatttatttttaaaatatttatattaattattaaaacttttattttatattaaattaagttttaataattttagattCATACTACGGGCCCTTCATCTACAGTGGAGGAGAGTCCACGACAATCATAGAGGCTATTGTTCCGACAGTTAATGAGGGTCCCGATGTTACACaggtttatgttatttatttattttttaaaatatttctattaattattaaaactttgattttatattaaattaaattttaataattttagattCATACTACGGGACCTTCATCTACAGTGGAGGAGAGTCCCACGATGATCATAGAGGATGTTGTTCGACAGTTAATGAGGATCCCAATGTTACACaggtttatgttattttattttttttgaaatatttatattatttattttgtagacTTTTATTTTGCATCACATTGCATATTCCTAtcatttatacttttatttttttaatttctactaCCTAACTTTGTATTTGCAGACCACGTTATCACCACTCTCGACTCCAGATGTTACTTTCATTATGTCAGTGGATGATATGCCGCAAACACCCGAAAGAAAAAAACTTGTTAAAAGAATTGTAAAGAATGTGAACATAAAGGATCTTCCGACTGAAAAAAGGAAGAGGAacaatgaagatgaagatggaTATACGGGACTTAGACCGCGAGATGTCTTACGAATTTCAAAAAAGGATTGTGgaacataatattattatatttgtgtatGAATCTTTTTTTGAGGGTGTATAGTAAATTATTCTAAtcatatatagttttattttggtgtatgtatcttttttttttctggtgTATAGTATTATTGATTTAGTtgtgtatattattattattttgtgtatgtattttttttcttttaaaaagtgaataaaaaaattgaaaatttaaacatGACTTGAAGATGATCAAAAGTTTGAATAAAAAGTTGCATAAAAATTGATACAAGAATAAATTAACACAATTAAACATCTTTCTTTAGCTACTACCACCATATGAGGCGTTTCGAGTTCGTGAATGACAATTGCGCCTATCATGGCCTATTTGTTTGCACGTTGAGCACTTGCGAGTGAGTGTACTTGCAAGAACATCCATTTCATTTTGTATACGGGTGGTTTTATTTACGCCCACTTTtcgtaaataatttttatttgctatCATAAGAAAGGGACTATCAGGCCAATACTTTTCACCGCCGAGTGGATTGAATTGTCCAAAGTAGGATTTTTTGTAGCTACGCAATTCTGGTGCCATATGCTCCCATGCTTGATACCCAATTTGGTCAAAACCCTTTATTGCATGAGAACATGGAATATGGTATGATTGCCATTTACCACATTGACATTTTCCTTGTGATGCATTTACAATGTGCTTATTACCACCACGACCATGATGCATATGTGTTTGCACCTCAAATATGTTTTTCCTTTgttggtgatagttgatagtGTGTGACGTTGTGACTTTTTTCGATTATCCTCAAAAATCTTGAATGGTTTAGGCATCCATTGTTGCTTTCCCTGTACTAGATGATCCAAAAATAAAGTTCATGTCTCTATGCTCTCATTTGCAACTATTGCAAATGCCAAAGGTAATATAAAGTCATTACCATCTATTGTAATTGCAATCAACAACTTGATATCATATTTTCCATAGACATGTGTTCCATCGATCGATATAACAGGACGACAATGCACAAACCCATCAATGTATGGTTTAAAATCCCAAAACGCATAGTTGAATATATCTTCAATGACATCGACACGCCGCTCTGTTTTCTATTCTACTATTGTTCCAAGATTGAAGTGTTTCAAAGCTTCCATGAACTCAGTAACTCGGCAAAAGAACCCTCCCAAGTACCATAGACTATTTTAAAAGCCCGCTTGTGACCAAGATCTTCTACTTATCGAAATGCCATATGCTTTAAGAACGGTTGTTTGACAATCTTTGATGGGAAACctgaaaagtaataataatattaattatcaaataaaaacgaatattttcttattaaataagAATCATGTAAGGATAAATATTACCTTGGCATTCTTTCTATATCAACACGGAGGACATTAACAATCATCTCAACATCCAAGTTGAAATGTCCTTCGCGACATGTACCCATATCACATGTATGTTCTTCAATGTCTCTTCCAACTTTCCACATGTTAACAtgtttataaataaaagaagtcaacCTAAATCGGCATCCTTGTTCTACACGCCTGCAAACAAGTCGTCATGATTGTTTTGTcgatttattaacaaaaaacTGCCTTGCTACTTTCAAATGTAGAAGTTTAACTACTCTTTGCAACTACTTCTTTGAATTGAATAACAtgcctttttcaatataaatagcACCATTTATGAAATCTTCTGGATCATGCCACGTACGTTGTGATGTATACTCATCATATGTATCACCAAAGATATCTGAACCATTCGGGAGATGATCAAGATAACGAATTTCATGATTACGAAACGGGCTCATGGACATTGGTCTTGGCGGTCGATTGAGAGTCAAAAAATCATCATCACTAGATGATGCCTCAAATGGAACATTATCTCCGGATTCCTCAGCATTAGGCAAATCATCACTATCACTAGCTGAAGGTGAGCCATAATTAAGAAGGTCACGATCATCGATATTCACAAGATCAATGGGTTCATCTTGTGTAATATTTTCCCTATATATgtaaaaaagtataaatatttcgCTCATGCAATTAActtacttaaataaaaaaaaatcaagcgTTGGACATACCAAAAATCATCTGCACCAAAAATAGACGAGACATGAAAATTTGATGATGTCCCAACATTTTTCGTCATTTCAAAGTGTGATGACTGaccaaaataattatctaaTCCATAACTTGGAGCAATATTCCTATCTTGCTGAGGTAAACcgctacaaaatatataataataagaaaactaaatcatataaactaataaataattgacaaaatcaacaaataatgattgaaatataattattgagcATTACCGatcactttcattgatagtttcatttaaatcaaaatcatatcggccggtaagaatattttgataatgagtCATGTTAGGAAAATCAGCAGATTGAGTTATTGGAAATTCATCAATGCTATTACGATTTTCTAATTGGGGATTGACATCGACTGATAAATGAGAACGTTGTTGACTAATCTTAGGCTCTTTCCTAACATAGATTTCAAGTAGTTAACTTGATTTGATCTATGTAGTCATTTGGAACCCTCAAAAAGTCGGTCAACGATTCGTCATTATAGATAATCCACTCTCCAAAATTAACTTGTccttgtgataaaaatgaagtagaGTATTTTTCgactataatcaaattataatcagTACTGTTTATACCCATccttttataaattgatgaaatgaatttatgatatcgaacattaattgtatatttagcATTGTGTTTGGGAGGACAATTATAATAAACGGTATTTCTGTCATGTATAATTTTGCCATCCCaataaactaaaactttaacTTTAGGCGTAAGAAGACATTTTTTTTAGACTGAATGAACAAATATAGAAGATTTTATGTTGTAGGTGATATCAAACATTTTAAACGTCCTTAAATAGATATTGAAAgttctttcaaaataaaaaaaataaaaatacataggGTTCGTTTTATGACATGTTAAATCAACATAATTGTATGACAACACTGAAAAAACTTTTTCAAAACGTGAaaaatattcctcttataaagtgtaataaaagttccactttataaagtggaagaaaaagcttcactttataaagtggaagacaaagttccactttatatagtgtaagaaaaagttccgttatacattaaaaatacaCGTTATGACACTAACGGATAACGTTTGAAAAATTGGATAAAgtggatttttttttcactaagcttattttagttactaataaaaatagtggcttatttttgtcatttttatattttgatggcttattttgattttcaactCGTGCAAAATAGGCCACAACTGTGACCAACAAACCAAATAAAAACAACcaaaaaataggaaaatggGTTAGTCCCTCCTCTGCATTAATGAATATTGTTTTTACCATCTTATCATGATTTTTCGTGTTGAAATTTGAGCTTAATCAATGATTATTGAAGTGTTTTGGTAGCTGTGAAGAGTTGCACACATTTTTTGAGATTTGTTGATCTATTGTAATGTTTGCTAGTTTATCTGTCACATGATTTGTCTCCCTAAATACATGATTAATATACACTGTGAATTTCTCATGTGTTGCTTCATTTCCTCCATCCGGTCTATGAGCTTTGAAGGTATATTCTATTCcttggaaataatatttttcaaactgaGCGAGTGTCACACCCCAAAATAGGGAGGCATAACTGGCACTCAACAACCTAGTTGATCAAGTTAGCCACTGAAACATATTAACTAACCAAATTGTGAGGCAAAAAGATCAAAGAGCACAACATCTTAAATGTAAAGCCTAGACCGTGTGTCATGACTTGTATGATAATAATTCATACAACCAATGGTAGACaagcccaaaaaaataaaaatgcacgAGCTAGCTAGCTAgctagatagatagatagagagagagagagagagagagagagagagagagagagagacgcCAAGTCTATAGGCTGGAGATGGAAACTTACAAAAGACAACCCAAAATATTGTGTCCATAATAACCTTTACGAGTGACATAAGCACTATCAATACAAGGTCCCGACTATATCCAAACTGTACAACAAACCTAACACTCTCTGATACCCCAGGATAAGATGGAACTTACCAACTCACAACTAAAAATGAATCTTAGTGGGTGATTAGATCAGAATCTATGCCTAAACCTACTCGCacgaaataaaaaatagtgtcCTCAGGCAATGGGACGTGAGTACGAATAAAAATATACTGGTATCTAAAGCGAAAAGTAGTATGATAAGCAACTATtgtaaaaagataaaagagatACAACCTGAAATTGAAACTCAAATAATCTTCATGATTGATGTTTGGCCTCCCACTATTTAAATATGCATGGTATGCTTGAATAATTGTATGTCatgaatacatatatataaatgcaAATGCATGACATATTCAACCAAATGCTAGCAACGACGGTGTTTGCTGGTAGCTAACCGACATTATATTCGTCAACTTGTGGTCATAAGTGTCTCATACGTATAAATATAGGCAATAGGCCCCATACCACCTGCTTATAGCTCGAGAGTAGAATGCATAACATGCCACATCATGAATTTAAAGCACATGTATATTACCGTTGTCACGTTGCAAATCTTGGCCTGTTTGTGTACTCTTATTCTCATAATCCTGTAATCACTTTCGTATGACATCTAACCATCTCATGGAACCTCATATGTTCTTTTGAATAAGCTTGAAAACTTAACTCGACTTTTAGAAAGATAATCTAAGCTTGAAGATGTTCACAACAAGTTTAGCATGATTTATTTAGTTCCTATACTTAGTTCCtaaatgatttataaaaaaagtatttcaaaatCAAGTGTTTTAATAGTTTAAACATTTAAGTTATGTTTGAGAGTGTTGAAAATCGTGAGTTACTTTAAAGATTTTCATAATAAACTTCAGAGGGGAAAGAAagctaattaaaaataataagggCCTCCTGTAATATTTTTAACAGACATCACCGAAGGTTGAACAAGAATTCATACATATGgacttataataaaaaaaatcgataaaatgacatgtagatgttgaatatttaaTGTATCCAAACAAGTGAAATATTAAAATACgagaattatgtaaataattcGGTTGAGATCCCAAAGTCTTTCATATAAGGTCTTTATAGCaagagaaaagtaaaatatCACATTTAGTATTTTAGAAATTTCTCAAGAGTCATGCTAAAATTAAGAACGGAGCTTAGCCTTAACATACCTTTCCAATGAACACTCAAATGCCTGCAGTTTCTACACAAAACTTGTTCCTTACATCCTAAGCTTCGCAAACATTATATACACACAACTGGTACACACTAACAATTCATAATTGAGATTAACTCGAAAAATTTGTCATATGGCCCCAATTTGATGAAATATCCATCGAACTTcgtaaaaacaataataaaaacgtCCGAGATGATTACCTTAGCAAACCAAATGTAAATCTTGAAGAAACAACAATAactatcattttatattttcaaaaactaGTTTCAAACGCAACTAATGGAAGGGAAAAACAATTGCCACGTGTAGAGATCATGTTTCTAGGCACAGGGGCACCCTTTAATGGTAGAAATTGATAAAAACTAACCTTCATCATGCAATAACTTCATTAGAACCTTCCTTCAGCTTTCTTTTCTGGTTAGGAAGTGAAAAGAAATGTTTTATGGGTTAAAACGTCGAGTAAGCCGACATACTATATTTTTTACCCAACCAAATTCACGACCTGAATTctgaacaaaaaattataaacaatgATTCGTAATGATaccaatacaatatatatatatatatactaacttAGTATCAGTTAAGCAAAAATATTAACTTTAAAGATACCAATACAATATATGATATTGATTTGATATCAGTTAAACGAAATGTCGGTAcgaattgtaattttttaaaaaaaagggtatttcttaaattattttgaattttataatccatttatatagtttttctaaaatattagtaaaaaaaaaaggagcatACATTGAGGATGCAAAATGCAAATAAGTCTAAATAAGCACTAAAGgccaattttatttatttatttatttatatatataaaaaagcaACAATTAATTATGCAGAAATATATATAGTATTGTGATTTCATGAATAGCAATCTAAAAATGGCAGGAAACGAAGAAGAGAGAGTCCAAATTCGGGCTTCTCTTAAAGCTCAGAGTTGCTTCAATAATTATCCGAAATGGaaagaaaaggtaaaaatttAGTGTTGTTTAGTTGTACAAATTTTGTCAATGTTTGATTTaagtgtttgtttgtttgtagCTGAGAGAAAATTGTTACACAAGGGTCAGAGAAGATCGAAGCCGCCTTCTTTGGAAATTAAGGTTCGCCAACAATCAGCCACATCAGGTGATTTCACTACCATGACATGATATAATTGCATTGTGTATTCTCTCCAAAGACCTTATTGGTGATAGATATCAACTAGTTAAGATGGAAGGCTTATTCATTTAGTAGGAGAGTTTTAGTTTCTTTAGAGATTTGTATCTCACTAGGATATGTAGAGAACCTCTAATGTTAGGAAATCTAAAAGTacagaatattttattttttttatagagatAGAGTGAAATCTAAACCACTTAGCTTGGATTGAGAAAAAGATGGCTTTTCCTCgatgaaatgaaaattagaTTCACGTAACAAGAGAAAGATTTCCTATTCCTTAGCCGGAAAGATATGTGGCCATGAAAGAGGGATTAAGTGGAACAAAATTGACTGGGTAGTAGAGTGCTGGGAATAGTTGCTGTGTAGCGCTTGCATATCTATGGAATATCTCATGCAACTGCTCAACATTCTTTTTGTTATATCATCCCTCTTTTTTCCCTATGTTATATGCTAGCACCTATCTTCTTGATCAAGGCCTCTTGTAAAGTATTTACTATTTACTATCAAACAATAGAGTGAAGAGGAGGAAGACCCAGCTAAGTGGAATGTGATGGCTGATCCATGTGTAGCAAAATGTGTTGTGTCAATAAAACATTGCGTACAAAGTGGTTATGTTGGTTTGACCCGTTGAATGACCATCAATATGAGAACTGCTGCAACCTTGTTAATTTTCGTCCCTGAGTTATTGTCTGGAAAAAATAATCGGAACAGCACTTGAGTTTGTTGTATGTCACTCAACAACAAATAATCTGTAAGTTCTTTCAAGGTGATTTTCCTTCGTACTGATAAGTATAGGCTTACTTGGAGGACAACATTCTTTTGTAAACTGAAAATTTTCTCTTCTCTAGTATGTCTTTTGGTGTCTAGGCGTATCAGAAGACCTTAGCTGAGAGCCTGAGACAGATATTTTTCAAGTGACATGTATCTTCACGGTTTCATTGCAtctgaaatttattttatcccTACATTTTCTGctcttttttttatgtatatccAATGGAACCCTATGACTGGACTCCTATTTGTCACATGTTTGTCATTATTAATCAGCTTTTCCCTTAAAAATGGAAGTTCCCTTTTAAAATCCGTACTCGTTCAAAGGCTTGGTGTGTTGTCGGTTCTGAATGTGGTAATCAGTTTGCCTCCCAAGTCCCAACTTATCCCACTTTGTGTCTCCAAGAAAAGGTAATTAGTTTGttccttgaatttatattagaCTATGTTGTTGCAGGATCTCGTCAAGTCATCTCTAGAGGACATAGTTTCTGACGAAATACAGAAATTTAAGCACTCATATCAGAGTGAGACTTTTGATAATTCTAAATTCTTCCTCGCACTGGATGATTCTATATGGGAATATGATGGCCTTCATGAAACTTATCAAGGTGATTGTGAGGAAATGCTGCTCGAAATGCAGAGGATTTTCTATGAAGATCTCAGGATGGAAGAAACAAAAGGTGAACGTCTTTTCCATATCATCTGGAGTTTGGTGCTCCACCTTGTTGATGGATTTTAGAGACCTCAGTTTTCTGAATAGACATAGCCTACTGTGTATGAACTCAGGGAAAATGGATTCTTTATTGAGGAGCTTAAAGACTCATTTTTTCAAAGTTAGAAGGTGACAGAAAGTCGTGAATGATATTATACCAAACAGAACTAGTTATTCTTGTTTAGTTTTATCTTGACCCATGAAGGAGGAAGGGGGTTATTTCAGGAACTACATTTCAATTAACCTTCCTTCTGAGTTAAATTGTTATGGCTTCTCGCAGAGCAAGTTTCAAATGAAACTTGGGAGGATGAAGAAGATGAGTATTTGGCTTGTGCAGTGTACGAGCACATGAACCTCAATGAGAAGGTATGTGGTCCACAATTAAAGCCAAAATAGAAAAGCAACCTTTCAAATTATCAGTTCAGATTAGTCAAAAAGTTAAAGATGTGCGTCTTcgatgttaattttttttgttagaaaaCCCTTTTTAGTCCCTATTTCACTAAGCAAggagttgaattttttttcttatttgtttcatGAGAATGCGAGTCATAGCATGGCATTGGTAGTCTAAATTTTCTATCAACTTCTAATTTGATACTTTTTACACCACCGTATACTTCCcctataaaaaataacatttcaatGACATTATATCTAATGTGATACTACCTCGATAACAGAGTGTTTGGTCATATAATGACACTAGAGCAAATGAGATGGCTAATTGATTATGCTGTAGTGAATATATTAGGCAGGATTAGTTGGAAGATGGCTAATGAAAGAAAGTTGGTACTGTTTCATGTGTTTACATTTGTGCGTGAATCCTTTGTTGATGATACATATTCACTGATTTATTCAGGTTTTGCCTTTTGGCATTGTTGTTATATGTTTCAGTTGCAGATTCATACATTCAGTACAAATTCACACGGTCTGTCAGTTGCCAGACAATTCTGATAATAggtgattttttttgaataacttGATGTTTCCAATAGGCTGGCAAGGAGGTTTGGTGTCCCATCTGCAAGCAAGGAGAGTTGAAAGAGGACTGTCATCATATCTATTGCTCTCCTTGTGGACTCAGGCTCAACAGAGATGATGAGGTTAGTGTTTTTTAATTTCCATGTCTTGCGTATTTTTCAGAGTTTCTAAacctttttgttatttttctaaacACCTGCTTCCTGATTTGAGTTAATTAGACGCTTACTTTCTTAGGTTtgagttgaaaaatattttcccacCACACAGCCTTgcagtttttttgtttttatctgCAAACCATATTCTGAGCTGTCGCTGTAATCTATTATTGTAAAGTATTGTATGACATTTTGGATATTGGTGAACCATTGAGAACTAGTAAGATAACATTTGAGTTTTATGTGTGTATTTGTCTGCACTCAGTTTTAATTGGTAATTTCTGGAGCATATTACAAATCTGATTAACAGAGTCGGTTTTTCCAGGTCAATCTAGAGGTGTTACGAAATAGGTTGGATGAAGCTCATTCAGACCATCTCGATCAAGGATGCAGGTTAAAACCAAAATTCTGCGTTGAAAATAGATTTGATCTGACTGCTCTGTACATAACCTGTC
Coding sequences within it:
- the LOC101248604 gene encoding uncharacterized protein isoform X1, producing the protein MNSNLKMAGNEEERVQIRASLKAQSCFNNYPKWKEKLRENCYTRVREDRSRLLWKLRFANNQPHQDLVKSSLEDIVSDEIQKFKHSYQSETFDNSKFFLALDDSIWEYDGLHETYQGDCEEMLLEMQRIFYEDLRMEETKEQVSNETWEDEEDEYLACAVYEHMNLNEKAGKEVWCPICKQGELKEDCHHIYCSPCGLRLNRDDEVNLEVLRNRLDEAHSDHLDQGCRLKPKFCVENRFDLTALYITCQGCSMFEVVM
- the LOC101248604 gene encoding uncharacterized protein isoform X2 gives rise to the protein MNSNLKMAGNEEERVQIRASLKAQSCFNNYPKWKEKLRENCYTRVREDRSRLLWKLRFANNQPHQDLVKSSLEDIVSDEIQKFKHSYQSDCEEMLLEMQRIFYEDLRMEETKEQVSNETWEDEEDEYLACAVYEHMNLNEKAGKEVWCPICKQGELKEDCHHIYCSPCGLRLNRDDEVNLEVLRNRLDEAHSDHLDQGCRLKPKFCVENRFDLTALYITCQGCSMFEVVM